In a genomic window of Weissella tructae:
- a CDS encoding redox-sensing transcriptional repressor Rex — translation MTDEMKMQTTDKAIPKATAKRLPIYYRYLNILLDSGVTRISSNELAKAVKFDAATIRRDFSYFGALGKRGYGYDVKELMEFFGDILNQDSLASVALVGVGNLGHALLNFNFHQSSNARISAAFDVNPDIVNTIQSGVPVYDMDELETQIREQRIEVAILTVPAPVAQEIATRLADADIQGILNFTPLRLDVPKNVRVQNVDLTNELQTLLYFINTFDANN, via the coding sequence ATGACTGATGAAATGAAAATGCAAACAACTGATAAAGCAATCCCAAAGGCAACCGCTAAGCGTTTGCCAATTTACTACCGATACTTGAACATTCTATTAGATTCAGGTGTAACTCGTATTTCATCAAATGAACTTGCGAAAGCCGTTAAATTTGATGCAGCGACAATTCGTCGTGACTTCTCATACTTTGGTGCACTGGGTAAGCGTGGTTATGGTTATGATGTTAAAGAATTGATGGAATTCTTTGGAGACATTTTGAACCAAGACAGCTTAGCTTCTGTGGCCCTAGTTGGGGTAGGTAACTTGGGACATGCTTTGTTGAACTTTAACTTCCACCAAAGCTCAAATGCGCGTATTTCTGCGGCCTTTGACGTTAACCCTGATATCGTTAACACGATTCAAAGTGGTGTGCCAGTTTACGATATGGATGAATTGGAAACACAAATTCGTGAACAACGCATTGAAGTTGCAATTTTGACTGTACCGGCGCCAGTTGCCCAAGAAATTGCGACGCGTTTGGCAGATGCTGATATTCAAGGTATCTTGAACTTCACGCCATTACGTTTGGATGTACCAAAGAATGTGCGTGTCCAAAACGTAGACCTTACCAATGAATTGCAAACTCTGCTATACTTTATTAATACGTTCGATGCGAACAATTAA
- a CDS encoding DEAD/DEAH box helicase: protein MDTRFEEKLKATGITDWTPIQTAVAEPMANGVSINALAPTGTGKTLAFTWPILPTLTPEDGEQLLVLAPSQELAMQTTRVMREWATVLGLRVLSVTGGANVKNQLDRLKKHPEIIVGTPGRVSELVRAGKLKLHRLRTVILDEADELLREETQEQIEQVWRAAKDDDIQVALFGATAVDEAIPAKIFSREFETIDQRDVPIPTRIKHEFWLTANDQRNKRLRQLASQKNFQAMVFFNTTKQLKNTANFLAHEHIGMATLVRGDSSSTREKAMRAFREGKSKFLLTTDVGARGLDIPGLPAVINFDLPRMGETYTHRAGRTGRMSREGVVISFGNDHDLREMRRMVAVEIEQVTGQPKLLTKSRATAERAAKREGRPEKRDVKAKSVKKTVKTEVTEKAEVSTRSSQTKKFVKNEVAEVQSRQDRFAQEKKAKRKHRKNKGKPKPKN from the coding sequence ATGGATACACGTTTTGAAGAGAAATTAAAAGCAACAGGAATTACGGATTGGACACCAATTCAAACAGCTGTTGCAGAACCAATGGCTAATGGCGTATCAATTAACGCATTGGCACCAACTGGAACAGGAAAGACTTTGGCCTTTACATGGCCAATTTTGCCAACATTGACACCTGAAGATGGGGAACAATTGTTGGTATTGGCACCATCACAAGAATTAGCGATGCAAACAACACGTGTCATGCGTGAATGGGCAACTGTACTTGGATTACGTGTTTTGTCTGTTACTGGTGGCGCAAACGTTAAGAACCAATTGGATCGTTTGAAGAAACATCCAGAAATTATCGTCGGAACACCAGGTCGTGTATCTGAATTGGTACGTGCCGGAAAGTTAAAGTTACACCGCTTACGTACGGTTATCTTAGACGAAGCGGATGAATTGCTTCGTGAAGAGACGCAAGAACAAATTGAACAAGTTTGGCGTGCCGCGAAAGACGATGACATTCAAGTGGCATTGTTTGGAGCAACAGCAGTAGATGAAGCCATCCCTGCTAAGATTTTCTCTCGTGAATTTGAAACAATTGACCAACGTGACGTGCCAATTCCAACACGTATTAAGCACGAATTCTGGTTAACAGCTAACGACCAACGTAACAAGCGTTTGCGTCAATTAGCATCACAAAAGAATTTCCAAGCAATGGTATTTTTCAATACAACTAAGCAATTGAAAAACACAGCTAACTTTTTGGCACACGAACACATTGGAATGGCAACATTGGTTCGTGGAGACTCTAGTTCAACACGTGAAAAGGCCATGCGTGCTTTCCGCGAAGGAAAGTCAAAGTTCCTTTTGACAACTGATGTGGGAGCTCGTGGACTAGACATTCCAGGTCTACCAGCGGTTATTAACTTCGATTTGCCTCGTATGGGTGAAACGTATACACATCGTGCTGGACGTACTGGACGTATGTCTCGTGAAGGTGTTGTGATTTCTTTCGGTAATGATCACGACTTGCGTGAAATGCGTCGTATGGTTGCTGTTGAAATCGAACAAGTGACTGGACAACCTAAGTTGTTGACGAAGTCACGTGCAACTGCTGAACGTGCAGCTAAGCGTGAAGGTCGCCCTGAAAAGCGTGACGTAAAGGCAAAGTCTGTGAAAAAGACAGTTAAAACTGAGGTTACTGAAAAGGCTGAAGTTTCAACACGTTCTTCACAAACTAAAAAGTTTGTGAAAAATGAAGTGGCTGAAGTGCAATCACGTCAAGATCGTTTTGCACAAGAGAAAAAGGCGAAGCGTAAGCATCGTAAGAACAAAGGTAAGCCTAAGCCAAAGAACTAA